The bacterium genomic sequence GGCGGGTTCTTCGGCCGCGGCCTGGGCCAGGGGCAGCAGAAGCTCTTCTATCTGCCCGAGGCGCATACGGACTTCATATTCTCCGTGATAGGAGAGGAGTTGGGGCTCGTGGGCATCATGCTCGTGATAGGGCTCTTCGCATTCTTCTGCTACCGCGGGCTGTGCATAGCGCTCAAGGCGCCTGACATGTTCGGGCGTTATCTTGCGGTTGGCTGCACCCTGCTCATAGGCATGGGCGCCGTCTTCAACATGGGGGTCGTGATGGGCGTGCTGCCCACGAAGGGGCTGGCTCTTCCGTTCATAAGCTACGGAGGATCGTCGCTCGTGGTCTCGCTCATAGCTGCGGGGATATTGCTCAACATCTCGAGCTACAGAAAGATGTACGGGAACGCATGATGATCCATGAGGCAAAAAAACTGAAGGTGCTGATAGCGGCCGGCGGGACCGGCGGTCATGTATTTCCCGGCATAGCCATCGCCGAGGAGATGAAGAGGTTCGATCCCTCCGTCCTGATAAGCTTTGCCGGAACTGAGCGCGGGCTCGAGGCGGATATAGTTCCGAAGCACGGGTGGAGGGTGGCGATGATCCCATCCCACTCGATCAAGGACCGCAAGGGCCTGGCGAAGATCGCCGCTGTGCTGATGATACCGTTGTCGGTAGCGAGGGCCATGGGCATACTCATATCCTCGAGGCCGGACGTGCTCGTCAGCATAGGCGGATACGCGGCAGGCCCGCTCTGCCTTGCCGCATGGATGCTCAGGGTTCCGGTGGCGCTGGTTGAACCGAACGCGATACCCGGGATGACAAATCGCATGCTCTCCAGGTTCGCTGAGAAGATCTTCGTCGCATTCAGCCGGGCGAAGGAGGCCTTCGGCGCGAAGGCGATTCTCACCGGCACGCCGGTCAGGCGGATGGTACTCGAGGCGAGGCACGGGGAGAAGCCGGCGTCCGAGAGGATGACGGTCTTAGTGTTCGGCGGGTCCCAGGGCGCGCGCACGCTCAACAGGGGCATCGTTGCGGCGCTGTCGTCGCTGGCCCGGTTCAGGGAAAAACTTTATTTCATACACCAGACCGGGGCCGGAGACGATCGCTCCGCAATAGGCCGCGCATATAATGATGCCGGGATTGAGGCGAATGTCTTCCCGTTCTCCGATCGCATGTGGGAGTGCTACGAAAACGCCGACCTCGTAGTCGCGCGCTCCGGAGCGAACACGGTGGCGGAGGTGGCGGCGCTCGGCATACCTTCGGTGCTCGTGCCGTATCCGTATGCTGCGGACGACCATCAGAGGGCCAATGCGGAGGCGCTCGTCCGCGCAGGCGGCGCCGTGATGATGGACGATCGGGATTTCACAGGCGACAGGATAGCGAAGGAGATCGTTTCCATGATGAACGACCGCTCGCGCCTCGAGGTCATGCGCAGGGAAGCTTTGGGGTTTGGAAGGCCGGATGCGGCGAGGTCCATCGCAAAGGAATGCCTCGCGATAGCGTCGGGCGAATAGGAGAACGGCGTGTTCAAGAAGTACAAACAGATCCACATGGTGGGCATAGGCGGCATAGGGATGAGCGGC encodes the following:
- the murG gene encoding undecaprenyldiphospho-muramoylpentapeptide beta-N-acetylglucosaminyltransferase — translated: MMIHEAKKLKVLIAAGGTGGHVFPGIAIAEEMKRFDPSVLISFAGTERGLEADIVPKHGWRVAMIPSHSIKDRKGLAKIAAVLMIPLSVARAMGILISSRPDVLVSIGGYAAGPLCLAAWMLRVPVALVEPNAIPGMTNRMLSRFAEKIFVAFSRAKEAFGAKAILTGTPVRRMVLEARHGEKPASERMTVLVFGGSQGARTLNRGIVAALSSLARFREKLYFIHQTGAGDDRSAIGRAYNDAGIEANVFPFSDRMWECYENADLVVARSGANTVAEVAALGIPSVLVPYPYAADDHQRANAEALVRAGGAVMMDDRDFTGDRIAKEIVSMMNDRSRLEVMRREALGFGRPDAARSIAKECLAIASGE